In Cyanobacteria bacterium GSL.Bin1, one genomic interval encodes:
- a CDS encoding TetR family transcriptional regulator, whose translation MSRPTEPQKKQELLEQCLAAAIEAGALDSSINGIAKRIGTSGRMLVYHFGSKQELERQLIGLLETRLREKLWSFQSVSLEEADCLADPLLEMWSHLTSPAMCGLLKLTMELNQRAIQGDSETQHFIEQESKKWVDSLFNFTNDKTTALSLFHLFQGAILDFLTTGNAQRGHQTINAFTQTLR comes from the coding sequence ATGAGCCGACCGACTGAACCTCAGAAGAAGCAGGAGCTTCTGGAGCAATGCCTAGCTGCTGCAATCGAAGCAGGAGCATTGGATTCTAGCATCAATGGGATCGCCAAGAGGATAGGCACTAGCGGACGAATGCTGGTTTATCACTTTGGCTCAAAACAAGAATTAGAGCGACAACTCATTGGTTTGTTAGAGACTCGCTTGCGCGAAAAACTATGGTCATTTCAGAGTGTGTCACTTGAAGAGGCTGATTGTCTAGCAGACCCCCTACTCGAAATGTGGAGCCATTTGACTTCACCAGCGATGTGCGGCTTGCTGAAACTGACGATGGAGCTAAATCAACGTGCCATACAGGGTGACTCAGAAACACAACATTTCATCGAGCAAGAGAGCAAAAAGTGGGTAGATTCTTTGTTTAATTTCACAAATGACAAAACTACAGCTTTATCGCTATTTCACTTATTTCAAGGCGCAATCTTAGACTTCTTGACGACAGGAAATGCACAACGTGGGCACCAAACTATCAATGCTTTCACGCAAACGCTGCGATAG
- a CDS encoding LysR family transcriptional regulator codes for MDVTPTAVSHQIKVLEDDLGMPLFRRRPRPLALTEAGAFLYPKVQESFDAMASAIAQLKQIPDHCELTVSVTPVLATKWLVSRLPQFQERYPEINLRLHTANKVVDLHQQTVDLALRYGRGNYFGLVTRPLMSDQFVPVCSPHLLTVGQHPLNKPKDLAHHRLLHFEWMYYGAEAPNWSNWFARAGISNIDARGGITLSNKAHAHDRRLMARTRSDWRRLIGIVTLLEFSVRQYQKIVFQCSD; via the coding sequence TTGGATGTTACGCCTACTGCGGTCAGTCATCAAATCAAAGTCCTGGAAGATGATTTGGGAATGCCGTTATTTCGCCGTCGTCCCCGTCCTTTAGCTTTGACTGAGGCGGGTGCTTTTCTCTATCCGAAAGTGCAGGAGAGTTTTGATGCGATGGCAAGCGCGATCGCGCAATTAAAACAAATTCCAGACCATTGCGAATTAACAGTGAGCGTTACTCCAGTCTTAGCAACGAAATGGTTAGTTTCCCGATTGCCTCAGTTTCAGGAACGTTATCCCGAAATTAATCTACGTCTTCATACCGCTAATAAAGTTGTGGATTTACACCAGCAAACTGTTGATCTTGCCCTCCGTTACGGTCGGGGGAATTATTTCGGTTTAGTCACTCGTCCGTTGATGTCGGATCAATTTGTTCCGGTCTGTAGCCCTCATCTCTTGACCGTTGGTCAGCATCCCCTCAACAAACCAAAAGATTTAGCCCATCATCGTTTACTCCACTTTGAATGGATGTATTATGGTGCGGAAGCACCGAATTGGTCAAACTGGTTTGCGCGGGCAGGAATCAGCAATATTGATGCGAGAGGAGGCATCACCTTGTCTAACAAGGCCCACGCACACGACCGAAGGTTGATGGCTAGAACCCGAAGTGATTGGCGGCGGCTAATCGGCATCGTGACGTTGCTTGAGTTCTCCGTAAGACAATACCAGAAGATTGTCTTTCAGTGCTCAGATTGA